In one Mycobacteroides chelonae genomic region, the following are encoded:
- the pheT gene encoding phenylalanine--tRNA ligase subunit beta → MRIPYSWLIEVLRVGAPEFAATPASIEETLIRIGHEVEEVIVPGPVTGPLVIGRVAQITELTDFKKPIRFCLVDVGEAEPREIVCGASNFAVNDLVVVALPGVTLPGDFTIATRKTYGHTSDGMICSTTELGLGSDSSGILVLPPGTADPGADAAEVVGLDDVIFDLSITPDRGYCLSVRGLARDLACAYDLDFADPAAVESLPADKPSLPVHIDAGTGVKRFGLRPVIGIDPAAVSPWWLQRRLMLCGIRAISPAVDATNYVMLEIGHPMHAHDKARISGDFRVRFATPGETVITLDDVQRKLEPGDVLIADDAGVTAIGGVMGAGSTEMREDSTDVLLEAAVWDPAAVLRTQRRLHLHSEAGRRYERSVDPAISVAALDRCASLLRDIAGGSTPAELTDWSADGQARSEIVMATDLPARIAGIDYADGVVEHRLRQIGAEVAVEGDTLRVTPPSWRPDITEGADLVEEVLRLEGLEDIPSILPAAPQGGGLTAPQRRRRAVGKSLALSGYTEILPMPFLPAGVFDAWGLDQDDPRRRTTKVLNPLESDRPELASTLLPGVLEALSRNISRGTVDVALFTIGQVVRPTETTRAIPLLDVTDRPSEAELSALFESLPAQPVHVALVLTGAREPNGPWGRGRAADVTDVLEAARIIGRAAYVDLSLRAGSELPWHPGRCAEIVADGQVVGHAGELHPAVIERLGLPKRTCALELSLDALPITNPLPAPRISPFPAVLQDVSLVVAETVPADAVTEALRAGAGELIEEVRLVEVYTGPQVGEGNKSLNFRLRFRATDRTLTEDEATAARITAVASAAERVGATQRT, encoded by the coding sequence ATGCGTATTCCCTACAGCTGGCTTATCGAGGTCCTGCGTGTCGGTGCTCCGGAGTTCGCCGCTACCCCGGCGAGTATCGAGGAAACGCTGATCCGCATCGGTCACGAAGTGGAAGAGGTAATCGTTCCCGGTCCGGTTACCGGACCGCTGGTGATCGGGCGCGTCGCCCAGATCACCGAACTCACCGACTTCAAAAAGCCGATCCGGTTTTGCCTGGTGGACGTAGGCGAAGCCGAACCTCGTGAGATTGTCTGTGGTGCATCGAATTTCGCCGTCAACGACCTCGTGGTGGTGGCACTCCCGGGCGTCACGCTGCCCGGCGACTTCACCATCGCGACACGAAAGACCTACGGACACACCTCCGACGGGATGATCTGCTCGACGACCGAGCTGGGTCTCGGCTCGGACTCGTCGGGCATTCTGGTGCTACCGCCGGGAACCGCCGATCCCGGTGCCGACGCCGCCGAGGTGGTCGGGCTGGACGATGTCATCTTCGATCTGTCGATCACTCCGGATCGCGGATACTGCCTGTCCGTTCGCGGGCTGGCCCGCGATCTGGCTTGTGCGTACGACCTGGATTTCGCCGATCCAGCTGCGGTAGAGTCGCTCCCGGCCGACAAGCCCTCGCTGCCGGTACATATCGACGCCGGTACTGGGGTCAAACGCTTCGGGTTGCGCCCGGTGATCGGCATCGATCCGGCGGCGGTGTCGCCGTGGTGGCTGCAGCGACGGCTGATGCTCTGTGGAATCCGGGCCATATCGCCTGCGGTGGACGCCACCAACTACGTGATGCTCGAGATCGGGCATCCCATGCACGCGCATGACAAGGCGCGGATCAGCGGGGATTTCCGGGTGCGATTCGCGACACCCGGCGAGACGGTTATCACCCTCGACGATGTGCAACGCAAGCTTGAACCCGGCGACGTTCTGATCGCCGACGATGCCGGTGTGACCGCCATCGGCGGTGTCATGGGCGCCGGAAGCACCGAGATGCGCGAAGACTCCACTGACGTGCTCCTCGAAGCCGCGGTATGGGATCCGGCCGCGGTACTGCGCACCCAGCGTCGGCTACACCTGCACAGCGAGGCGGGACGTCGCTACGAGCGTTCCGTGGATCCCGCGATATCCGTTGCCGCGCTAGATCGTTGTGCGTCTCTACTGCGTGACATAGCAGGCGGCAGCACGCCCGCCGAACTCACCGATTGGTCGGCCGACGGCCAGGCTCGATCAGAGATTGTCATGGCCACCGACCTGCCCGCGCGCATTGCCGGGATCGACTACGCCGACGGGGTGGTGGAACACCGCCTCCGGCAGATCGGTGCCGAGGTGGCGGTGGAGGGCGACACCCTGCGGGTCACACCGCCGAGCTGGCGTCCGGACATCACCGAGGGTGCGGACCTGGTGGAGGAGGTGCTGCGACTCGAAGGACTGGAAGATATCCCGTCGATTCTGCCCGCGGCACCACAAGGCGGTGGCCTCACCGCGCCGCAACGCCGTCGCCGTGCGGTGGGGAAGTCCTTGGCGCTCAGCGGATACACCGAGATCCTGCCGATGCCCTTCCTGCCTGCCGGTGTGTTCGACGCATGGGGCCTGGATCAGGACGATCCGCGCCGACGTACCACAAAGGTTCTCAACCCGCTGGAATCCGATCGCCCCGAACTGGCCAGCACGCTCTTACCTGGGGTGCTTGAGGCGTTGTCGCGCAATATTTCTCGCGGAACTGTCGACGTCGCGTTGTTCACTATCGGTCAGGTTGTCCGGCCAACCGAGACGACCCGGGCGATCCCGCTGCTCGACGTGACGGATCGCCCCTCCGAGGCCGAGCTCAGTGCATTGTTTGAGTCTCTGCCCGCGCAGCCCGTCCATGTGGCACTTGTGCTGACGGGGGCGCGCGAGCCGAATGGTCCGTGGGGGCGTGGGCGCGCCGCCGATGTCACCGACGTGCTGGAAGCTGCCCGGATCATCGGGCGGGCCGCCTACGTGGACCTGTCGCTGCGGGCCGGCAGTGAATTGCCGTGGCATCCGGGGCGGTGCGCGGAGATTGTGGCCGATGGCCAGGTTGTCGGGCATGCCGGCGAACTGCACCCGGCGGTCATCGAACGGCTCGGGCTGCCCAAACGCACATGCGCCCTGGAGCTGAGCCTCGATGCGCTTCCCATCACCAATCCGCTTCCCGCGCCCAGGATCTCGCCATTCCCGGCAGTGCTTCAGGACGTTTCGCTGGTGGTCGCCGAAACGGTGCCCGCCGATGCGGTCACCGAGGCGCTGCGCGCCGGGGCGGGTGAGTTGATCGAAGAGGTGCGTCTGGTGGAGGTTTACACCGGGCCGCAGGTGGGCGAAGGCAACAAATCGTTGAACTTCCGGCTGCGTTTCCGGGCAACCGACCGCACCCTGACAGAAGACGAGGCCACCGCCGCACGGATAACGGCGGTGGCCTCTGCGGCCGAGCGCGTTGGGGCAACCCAACGCACCTAG
- the argC gene encoding N-acetyl-gamma-glutamyl-phosphate reductase produces MTTGFSVAVAGASGYAGGEILRLLLAHPAYAAGRLRIGVLTAGSNAGSSLIEHHPNLTPLADHKLQPTDPKLLRGHDVVFLALPHGSSAKIADELGPQTLIIDCGADFRLTDAAAWQRYYGSKHAGSWPYGLPELSGARAGLHGTKRVAVPGCYPTAALLALSPAVTAGLVDPTVTVVAVSGTTGAGRAPKADLLASEVMGSARAYNIAGAHRHTPEIAQGLNHPSGKPVTVSFTPVLIPMPRGILATCTAPTSATLAEIRDAYQEAYRDEPFIHVLPEGQLPTTKAVSGSNAAHIGLAVDPDAGVLVAIAAIDNLVKGTAGAAIQSMNLALGWPEGDGLSIVGVAP; encoded by the coding sequence ATGACTACTGGGTTCTCGGTCGCGGTCGCCGGTGCCAGCGGATATGCCGGCGGTGAGATTCTGCGCCTGCTGCTCGCACATCCGGCATACGCCGCGGGCCGCCTGCGCATCGGGGTGCTGACGGCTGGTTCGAACGCCGGCAGCAGCCTCATCGAGCATCACCCGAATCTGACGCCGTTGGCTGACCACAAACTACAGCCCACCGATCCCAAGCTGTTGCGGGGGCATGACGTGGTGTTCCTGGCATTGCCGCACGGGTCTTCGGCCAAGATTGCCGACGAGCTGGGGCCGCAGACCCTCATCATCGACTGTGGCGCCGACTTCCGGCTGACCGATGCCGCCGCATGGCAGCGTTACTACGGCTCGAAACATGCGGGGAGCTGGCCGTATGGCTTACCAGAGCTTTCCGGTGCACGTGCGGGCCTGCACGGCACCAAGCGTGTAGCGGTTCCGGGCTGCTATCCGACGGCAGCACTGTTGGCGTTATCTCCTGCGGTCACCGCAGGACTCGTGGATCCGACGGTCACCGTGGTCGCGGTGAGTGGCACCACGGGCGCCGGACGCGCCCCCAAGGCCGACCTGCTGGCCTCCGAGGTCATGGGATCGGCTCGCGCCTACAACATCGCCGGCGCGCATCGGCACACTCCGGAGATCGCTCAGGGGCTGAATCATCCGTCGGGCAAGCCGGTCACCGTCTCCTTCACGCCCGTACTCATCCCCATGCCCCGCGGCATCCTCGCCACGTGTACGGCGCCAACCAGTGCGACCCTGGCCGAGATCCGGGACGCATATCAGGAGGCATACCGCGATGAGCCGTTCATCCACGTGCTTCCCGAGGGACAGTTGCCCACCACCAAGGCGGTATCCGGGAGCAACGCCGCGCACATCGGGCTGGCCGTCGACCCCGACGCGGGCGTGCTGGTGGCGATCGCGGCGATCGACAACCTGGTGAAGGGCACCGCAGGAGCCGCGATTCAATCCATGAACCTCGCACTCGGCTGGCCCGAGGGCGACGGCCTATCCATCGTGGGGGTAGCACCATGA
- the argJ gene encoding bifunctional glutamate N-acetyltransferase/amino-acid acetyltransferase ArgJ, with amino-acid sequence MTENNSPLVRTQGVTAPAGFKAAGIAAGIKVSGKPDLALVFNEGPDYAAAGVFTRNKVKAAPVLWSQQVLTTGRLRAVILNSGGANACTGPVGFQDSHATAEEVAKTLSDWGTETGAVEVAVCSTGLIGDRLPMDKVLAGVQEIVHELAGGLGGGTDAAHAIMTTDTVPKEVALHHKGGWTVGGMAKGAGMLAPSLATMLVVITTDAAVPAAQLDSALRAATARTFDRLDVDGSCSTNDTVLLLASGASEITPDAEEFAAAVARVCDDLAAQLQSDAEGVTKRILITVTGAVTEDDAVAAARTVARDSLVKTALFGSDPNWGRVLAAVGMAPIDLDPDRVTVSFNGNLVCANCTGAPGARDIDLSGPDVEVLIDLGAGDQRATIRTTDLSHAYVEENSAYSS; translated from the coding sequence ATGACCGAGAACAACTCGCCGTTAGTTCGGACGCAGGGCGTCACCGCGCCCGCCGGCTTCAAAGCGGCCGGAATCGCCGCCGGAATCAAGGTCTCAGGCAAGCCGGATCTTGCCCTGGTCTTCAACGAGGGGCCCGACTACGCCGCGGCGGGGGTGTTCACCCGCAACAAGGTCAAGGCCGCGCCCGTGCTCTGGTCGCAGCAGGTTCTCACCACGGGACGGCTGCGCGCCGTCATTCTCAACTCCGGTGGAGCGAATGCATGCACCGGGCCGGTCGGATTCCAGGACAGCCACGCCACCGCGGAGGAGGTCGCCAAGACGCTCAGCGACTGGGGCACCGAGACCGGGGCCGTCGAGGTGGCCGTGTGCTCCACCGGACTCATCGGCGACCGGTTGCCCATGGACAAGGTGCTGGCCGGGGTGCAGGAAATCGTGCACGAGCTGGCGGGTGGCCTGGGCGGTGGCACCGACGCCGCGCACGCCATCATGACCACCGACACCGTGCCGAAAGAGGTTGCGCTGCATCATAAGGGCGGCTGGACGGTGGGCGGCATGGCCAAGGGCGCGGGCATGTTGGCGCCCTCCCTGGCCACCATGCTTGTGGTCATCACGACCGACGCCGCAGTGCCCGCCGCGCAGTTGGATTCCGCGTTGAGGGCGGCTACCGCGCGCACCTTCGACCGGCTCGACGTCGACGGCAGCTGTTCCACCAACGACACCGTGCTGCTGCTGGCCTCCGGGGCAAGCGAGATCACTCCTGACGCAGAGGAATTCGCTGCCGCGGTAGCACGGGTCTGCGATGACCTGGCCGCGCAGCTGCAGTCCGATGCCGAGGGTGTCACCAAACGGATCCTGATCACCGTCACCGGAGCGGTCACCGAGGACGACGCGGTGGCCGCCGCCCGGACGGTGGCGCGCGACAGCCTAGTCAAGACCGCGCTGTTCGGCTCCGACCCCAACTGGGGCCGAGTGCTCGCCGCGGTCGGCATGGCCCCGATAGACCTCGACCCGGATCGCGTCACGGTGTCATTCAACGGAAACCTGGTATGCGCCAACTGCACCGGCGCTCCGGGCGCTCGTGATATCGATCTGTCCGGGCCGGACGTCGA
- a CDS encoding Ada metal-binding domain-containing protein, translated as MELDAEACYRAVQSRDTRFDGQFYTAVRTTGIYCRPSCPAITPKRQNVSFHPTAASAQAEGYRACRRCLPDAAPGSPLWNIKSDLAIRAMRLIGDGVVERDGVDGLARALGYSSRQLNRVLLAELGASPLALARANRATTARLLIQRTELAMSDIAFAAGFSSIRQFNDTIAAVFATTPSKLRAELPRAASHTSAPMPGGVSLKLPLRQPHNVAWSIWLLEHHCARGVEDFAEGRYTRALRMPHGPVVATLTVDVDQVRADLQLSDMRDLAPAVARLRHLLDLDADPAAVDDALLSHPALAPLVAEAPGIRVPGTVDGAELLLRTMIGQQISVSAANTATAHLVAELGEEVADTTGRVTRLFPTPEAVAAAGTEVMAGPAARITAIVGAADRLATGKLKLHHGMNAADMRRQLLEIKGIGPWTADYVVMRQLADPDVLLEHDLVLRRGAAAEGIDLAAARDCSPWRSYVSMHLWRKGITALPRPRIRAQKGIS; from the coding sequence ATGGAACTTGACGCGGAGGCCTGTTACCGGGCAGTGCAGTCCCGTGACACCCGATTCGACGGCCAGTTCTATACGGCCGTTCGCACCACCGGCATCTACTGCCGGCCGTCCTGCCCGGCCATCACCCCGAAGCGTCAGAATGTCTCGTTCCATCCCACCGCCGCCTCGGCGCAGGCCGAGGGCTATCGAGCCTGCCGACGGTGCCTGCCGGACGCGGCACCCGGGTCGCCATTGTGGAATATCAAGTCCGACTTAGCTATTCGAGCGATGCGTCTTATTGGCGACGGCGTGGTCGAGCGCGATGGCGTGGATGGTTTGGCCCGTGCCCTCGGATACTCGAGCCGTCAGCTCAACAGGGTTCTACTCGCCGAGCTCGGCGCAAGCCCGCTGGCCCTGGCGCGCGCCAATCGCGCCACCACCGCACGTCTACTCATTCAGCGGACCGAACTGGCCATGTCCGACATTGCCTTTGCGGCCGGGTTTTCCAGTATTCGGCAGTTCAACGACACGATCGCCGCGGTGTTCGCGACGACACCGTCGAAACTACGCGCCGAGCTCCCCCGTGCAGCGAGTCACACATCGGCACCGATGCCCGGCGGCGTCAGCCTGAAACTTCCTCTGCGGCAGCCTCATAACGTCGCTTGGTCGATCTGGCTATTGGAGCATCACTGCGCGCGCGGAGTCGAGGATTTTGCCGAGGGACGGTACACCCGAGCACTGAGGATGCCCCACGGTCCCGTCGTTGCGACGCTGACGGTCGACGTCGATCAGGTGCGCGCGGACCTACAGCTCTCCGATATGCGTGACCTCGCGCCCGCCGTGGCCCGCCTGCGCCATCTTCTTGATCTGGATGCCGACCCCGCGGCGGTGGATGACGCGCTGCTGTCTCACCCAGCGCTGGCCCCACTTGTCGCCGAGGCTCCCGGTATCCGGGTGCCGGGGACAGTCGACGGTGCAGAGCTGCTGTTGCGCACCATGATCGGGCAGCAGATTTCGGTGTCCGCGGCCAATACCGCTACGGCACACCTCGTTGCCGAACTCGGCGAGGAGGTGGCCGACACGACCGGGCGGGTGACACGTCTGTTTCCCACCCCCGAGGCGGTCGCCGCCGCCGGCACGGAGGTGATGGCGGGACCTGCGGCCCGGATCACCGCGATCGTGGGGGCCGCCGATAGGCTCGCGACCGGCAAGCTGAAGTTGCATCACGGCATGAACGCCGCCGACATGCGCCGGCAACTATTGGAGATCAAGGGAATCGGACCTTGGACCGCTGACTACGTGGTGATGCGTCAACTCGCCGATCCAGACGTTCTCCTCGAGCACGATCTGGTGCTGCGCCGCGGCGCAGCAGCAGAGGGCATAGACCTCGCAGCTGCCCGCGACTGCTCGCCCTGGCGGTCTTATGTATCTATGCACCTGTGGCGCAAGGGAATCACTGCGCTACCCCGTCCGCGCATTCGCGCACAGAAAGGAATCTCGTGA
- a CDS encoding DUF6653 family protein encodes MNGEAVRRWIFERHCHPVSAWSRWATTPLLLVPVWTRRWRWAVPIAAWLAINPVVTPPPRDNNSFATRAIRGEEIWMTRPTSDTALTVLGIVGGTALISALIAAWRRSGIGATAGTALSMTITLLAWRRYAHIWEANQSGR; translated from the coding sequence GTGAATGGCGAAGCAGTGCGCCGCTGGATCTTCGAAAGACATTGCCATCCGGTCAGTGCGTGGTCCCGTTGGGCAACGACACCGCTGTTGCTCGTTCCGGTATGGACCCGGCGATGGCGTTGGGCGGTCCCCATCGCTGCGTGGCTCGCCATCAACCCAGTGGTGACCCCGCCGCCCCGGGACAACAACTCCTTTGCCACTCGTGCCATACGCGGTGAAGAGATCTGGATGACCAGACCTACGTCGGATACTGCCCTCACCGTGTTGGGCATTGTCGGCGGCACCGCGCTGATCTCGGCATTGATAGCCGCCTGGCGGCGTTCAGGGATCGGGGCGACGGCAGGCACCGCACTGTCGATGACGATCACGCTGCTGGCCTGGCGGCGCTACGCCCACATCTGGGAGGCAAATCAGTCCGGACGGTAA
- the pheS gene encoding phenylalanine--tRNA ligase subunit alpha, with product MADHSQDPSVEPSERALTSAVDAARAAFDGAGDLDALAQAKVDHLGEKSPLALARQALGALPKEQRAEAGKLVNAVRTQAQQAYDIRLEALRAERDAAVLVAERVDVTLPSTRQTIGARHPITILSEHIADTFVAMGWEVADGPEVETEHFNFDALNFLPDHPARSTQDTFYIAPEESRQVLRTHTSPVQVRTLLARELPVYVISLGRAFRTDEIDATHLPAFHQVEGLAVDRGLTLANLKGTLDAFARAMFGAQAHTRMRPHFFPFTEPSAEVDVWFENKKGGAGWVEWGGCGMVNPNVLRASGIDPEKYSGFAFGMGLERTLQFRNGLPDMRDMIEGDVRFSLPFGVSA from the coding sequence GTGGCCGATCACTCGCAGGACCCTTCAGTGGAACCATCAGAGAGAGCTCTGACGAGCGCCGTTGATGCTGCTCGCGCGGCCTTTGACGGCGCCGGTGACCTGGATGCCCTCGCGCAGGCAAAGGTTGACCATCTGGGGGAGAAGTCGCCGCTGGCGCTCGCGCGGCAGGCGCTGGGCGCGCTGCCGAAGGAGCAACGGGCTGAGGCCGGAAAGCTTGTCAACGCCGTACGCACCCAGGCACAACAGGCGTACGACATCCGGTTGGAGGCACTGCGCGCCGAACGTGATGCCGCCGTACTGGTCGCGGAGCGTGTCGATGTGACCCTGCCGTCGACGCGCCAGACGATCGGAGCGCGCCACCCGATCACCATCCTGTCCGAACACATTGCGGACACCTTCGTAGCGATGGGGTGGGAGGTGGCGGACGGCCCCGAGGTGGAGACCGAACACTTCAACTTCGATGCCCTCAACTTCTTGCCCGACCACCCGGCTCGCAGCACACAGGACACCTTCTACATCGCCCCCGAGGAGTCGCGACAGGTGTTGCGCACGCACACCTCACCGGTTCAGGTCCGTACCCTGTTGGCGCGCGAGCTGCCCGTCTACGTGATCTCGCTGGGGCGCGCCTTCCGCACCGATGAAATCGATGCGACGCACCTGCCCGCCTTCCATCAGGTAGAGGGGCTCGCCGTAGATCGCGGACTGACCCTGGCCAACCTCAAGGGCACGCTCGACGCCTTCGCGCGGGCCATGTTCGGGGCACAGGCACACACCCGGATGCGGCCGCACTTTTTCCCGTTCACCGAACCCTCCGCCGAGGTGGATGTCTGGTTCGAGAACAAGAAGGGCGGGGCCGGCTGGGTTGAATGGGGAGGCTGCGGCATGGTGAATCCGAATGTGCTGCGGGCCAGTGGTATTGATCCCGAAAAATACAGCGGCTTCGCGTTTGGCATGGGGCTGGAACGAACCTTGCAGTTCCGCAACGGGCTGCCCGACATGCGCGACATGATCGAAGGCGACGTACGCTTCAGCCTCCCGTTCGGGGTGAGTGCCTGA